From a region of the Alnus glutinosa chromosome 1, dhAlnGlut1.1, whole genome shotgun sequence genome:
- the LOC133864498 gene encoding ranBP2-type zinc finger protein At1g67325 isoform X3: MSQVDNRNSSASKRARTDGSRREDDWTCPSCGNVNFSFRTTCNMRNCTQPRPADHNSKSAAKPVQAPQGYSSSAPYVGSAAPSSMYLGVPPYGSSLFNGSSIHPYDVPYSGGSAYHYNYGSRLSAGSPYRPLPLSGPTPYSSGSMMGNGGIYGIPPLMDRYGLGMPMGPGAMGPRPGFFPEDKSQKKGADATRDNDWTCPKCGNINFSFRTVCNMRKCNTPKPGSQAAKSEKNSKQKMPEGSWKCEKCNNINYPFRTKCNRQNCGADKPAESNKSPSPTPDEDNQ, encoded by the exons ATGTCTCAG GTTGACAACAGAAATTCTTCGGCATCCAAGCGGGCTAGAACTGATGGTAG TCGTAGAGAAGATGATTGGACCTGCCCTAGCTGTGGTAATGTCAATTTTTCATTCAGGACAACTTGCAATATGCGTAATTGCACTCAACCAAGGCCTGCTGATCATAACTCA AAATCTGCTGCAAAGCCTGTGCAAGCCCCACAGGGTTACTCATCCTCAGCTCCTTATGTAGGTTCTGCTGCACCCTCTTCAATGTATCTGGGTGTGCCGCCCTATGGTTCTTCTCTGTTCAATGGATCATCTATTCATCCCTATGATGTACCATATTCTGGGGGTTCAGCGTACCACTACAACTATGGCAGCCGCCTTTCTGCTGGCAGCCCTTACAGACCTCTACCTTTGTCTGGACCAACACCTTACTCAAGCGGATCTATGATGGGAAATG GTGGGATTTATGGTATCCCCCCTTTGATGGATCGTTATGGCCTGGGCATGCCCATGGGCCCTGGTGCTATG GGGCCAAGGCCTGGATTTTTTCCAGAGgataaatctcaaaaaaaagGTGCAG ATGCAACACGTGATAATGACTGGACATGTCCAAAATGTGGAAATATCAACTTTTCATTTAGAACGGTTTGTAACATGAGAAAGTGCAACACACCAAAGCCCGGATCCCAG GCTGCAAAATCTGAAAAGAATTCTA AACAAAAGATGCCTGAGGGAAGCTGGAAGTGTGAGAAATGTAATAACATAAACTATCCCTTCAGAACCAAGTGCAACAGACAGAACTGTGGGGCTGACAAACCGGCTGAGTCAAACAAGTCCCCTTCACCAACGCCAGATGAAGATAACCAG TGA
- the LOC133864519 gene encoding uncharacterized protein LOC133864519 isoform X1, with protein MPDGLKSIIEVEVVRTLRDTLILCWTHDLTKCISMGALKCFFIELRRDDVLVEQLEVRVKYNNYREELSDFRFNRLLYNLEVLGQLPDTPDKVTATLLIRFYEMSAQKELEIQDIKERVVWVPKGEIELPAVYLDLGRYKVGDAELYVGIRTNLAQGYIYPSYREGKKKYLEYKEALKKVDDMDLGKFFEVEDGAYLVEGDVVHQEVE; from the exons ATGCCAGATGGATTGAAATCAATTATTGAGGTTGAAGTGGTGAGGACATTGAGAGACACCTTAATATTATGCTGGACACATG ATTTGACAAAGTGCATAAGCATGGGTGCACTGAAATGCTTTTTCATAGAATTGCGAAGAGATGATGTGTTAGTGGAACAACTCGAAG TTAGAGTTAAATACAACAATTATCGTGAAGAACTCTCTGATTTTAG ATTCAATAGACTGTTATATAACTTGGAAGTGCTCGGTCAGCTGCCTGACACTCCTGATAAG GTTACAGCAACATTACTCATTCGATTCTACGAGATGTCTGCGCAAAAGGAGTTGGAGATTCAAGAT ATAAAAGAGAGAGTTGTTTGGGTGCCCAAGGGTGAAATTGAGCTTCCAGCAGTCTATTTGGACTTGGGAAGGTACAAAGTTGGCGACGCAGAACTCTATGTTGGG ATAAGAACGAATCTTGCACAAGGCTATATTTATCCAAGTTATCGGGAAGGCAAGAAGAAATATTTGGAATATAAAGAAG CCCTAAAGAAAGTTGATGATATGGATCTGGGCAAGTTCTTCGAAGTTGAGGATGGCGCTTATTTG GTTGAAGGAGATGTCGTCCATCAAGAGGTCGAATGA
- the LOC133864519 gene encoding uncharacterized protein LOC133864519 isoform X2, producing the protein MPDGLKSIIEVEVVRTLRDTLILCWTHDLTKCISMGALKCFFIELRRDDVLVEQLEVRVKYNNYREELSDFRFNRLLYNLEVLGQLPDTPDKVTATLLIRFYEMSAQKELEIQDIRTNLAQGYIYPSYREGKKKYLEYKEALKKVDDMDLGKFFEVEDGAYLVEGDVVHQEVE; encoded by the exons ATGCCAGATGGATTGAAATCAATTATTGAGGTTGAAGTGGTGAGGACATTGAGAGACACCTTAATATTATGCTGGACACATG ATTTGACAAAGTGCATAAGCATGGGTGCACTGAAATGCTTTTTCATAGAATTGCGAAGAGATGATGTGTTAGTGGAACAACTCGAAG TTAGAGTTAAATACAACAATTATCGTGAAGAACTCTCTGATTTTAG ATTCAATAGACTGTTATATAACTTGGAAGTGCTCGGTCAGCTGCCTGACACTCCTGATAAG GTTACAGCAACATTACTCATTCGATTCTACGAGATGTCTGCGCAAAAGGAGTTGGAGATTCAAGAT ATAAGAACGAATCTTGCACAAGGCTATATTTATCCAAGTTATCGGGAAGGCAAGAAGAAATATTTGGAATATAAAGAAG CCCTAAAGAAAGTTGATGATATGGATCTGGGCAAGTTCTTCGAAGTTGAGGATGGCGCTTATTTG GTTGAAGGAGATGTCGTCCATCAAGAGGTCGAATGA